In Alkalihalobacterium alkalinitrilicum, a genomic segment contains:
- a CDS encoding oligosaccharide flippase family protein, with product MLKKLKGKLAISSTRKNILKLSSGTGIGFIISLVTLPIITRIYGAEIIGIWALFTSMAIIINALSDLGLTNTIMVEDEDDVERNYKIITTISAISSIVISSLVTLFYFLYFNSIDMNIIFFYFTLVIIVFTTQQIQICYTWLNRKNNYNVLMKNPLINNSLNGLLSIVFGFFGFITYGYFIANMIGQVVTLIHMKRNLPRGMFSFNYKDFIEVINVNKKFVVYQTPTNILGTIKSQLPILLIQMFWGTQMVGYYSISIRLLQMPSSLLGSAIGRIFFQTTSSMKREDKPIGQYVYNNIRRIMNIAILPIAMLISLGDIIIIVFLGPEWEVAGNLVRILALYFFFGFIITSTRGLAITLDRQNYTMIFTLVQLFISAVSLSMGKFIFDNIYHSFVLMAILFILVTIIFFCTLFKVMKISWKKYVRNVLFNLILLLIIATILRVSLKVMGIIDLIYKY from the coding sequence ATGCTTAAAAAGTTAAAGGGTAAATTAGCTATATCAAGTACTAGGAAAAATATATTAAAGTTATCATCAGGTACTGGTATAGGCTTTATTATATCACTAGTTACACTACCAATAATTACTAGAATTTATGGTGCAGAAATTATTGGTATATGGGCACTATTCACGTCAATGGCAATTATCATAAATGCACTTTCAGATTTAGGGTTAACGAATACAATTATGGTAGAAGATGAAGATGATGTCGAGAGAAATTACAAGATTATTACAACTATATCTGCAATTAGCAGTATAGTAATAAGCTCCTTAGTTACTTTGTTTTATTTCCTATACTTTAATAGTATAGATATGAATATTATTTTCTTCTATTTTACTCTAGTAATTATAGTTTTTACAACTCAGCAGATACAAATATGTTATACATGGTTAAATAGAAAAAATAATTATAACGTTTTAATGAAAAACCCGTTAATTAACAATTCATTAAATGGTTTATTATCTATTGTATTTGGCTTTTTTGGCTTTATAACCTATGGATATTTTATCGCTAATATGATTGGGCAAGTTGTTACTTTAATCCATATGAAACGTAATCTACCTAGAGGGATGTTTTCGTTTAACTATAAAGATTTTATAGAAGTGATTAATGTAAATAAGAAATTTGTTGTATATCAAACGCCAACAAATATATTAGGAACAATTAAAAGTCAGTTACCAATTTTACTAATCCAAATGTTTTGGGGTACCCAAATGGTAGGCTATTATTCTATATCAATTAGGTTGCTTCAAATGCCTAGTAGTTTGTTAGGATCTGCTATAGGACGAATTTTCTTTCAAACCACTTCGTCAATGAAAAGAGAAGATAAACCCATTGGGCAATACGTATATAATAATATACGTAGAATTATGAATATAGCAATACTGCCAATAGCAATGTTAATATCACTTGGTGATATTATAATTATTGTATTTTTAGGTCCAGAATGGGAAGTTGCGGGCAATTTAGTAAGAATTTTAGCATTATATTTCTTTTTTGGTTTTATCATAACTTCAACAAGAGGCCTAGCTATAACACTAGATAGACAAAATTATACAATGATTTTTACACTTGTACAGCTTTTTATAAGTGCTGTGAGTCTGTCAATGGGTAAGTTTATTTTTGATAATATCTATCATTCTTTCGTTTTAATGGCTATTTTATTTATATTGGTAACTATAATTTTCTTCTGTACACTTTTCAAGGTTATGAAAATATCATGGAAGAAATACGTAAGAAACGTTCTTTTTAATTTAATACTACTATTAATAATTGCAACTATTCTTAGAGTTAGTCTTAAAGTAATGGGTATAATAGACTTAATATATAAATATTAA
- a CDS encoding FAD-binding protein, with translation MYIRERITILKSDTLSKYRTFHHFENYGEIKTAKDYIFYLEWAKQNNKEIFILGNGSNTLFTRKKIETLVLKNMIKPEITCISEDENLYEISTSEMASKVLNYCYKKSLDSFYYLASVPATIGGALAMNAGKGRKDNKSIYDFVESVTYVDSDGSIKVINRSEMDIGFRKTMFTGCQDKFILSAVFKFPKTEFNSENPIKKRVKWSKEHQDNVLPNCGSVFNTAYGPIIWLVRGLRVGKAHFSSKTWNWINNRSRSPIPILSLILIVRIIHFVLLKKCKIELIRVK, from the coding sequence ATGTATATAAGAGAAAGGATTACTATTTTAAAATCAGATACTCTATCCAAATATAGAACTTTTCACCATTTTGAAAATTATGGAGAAATTAAAACGGCAAAAGATTATATCTTTTACTTAGAATGGGCAAAACAAAATAATAAAGAAATATTTATCTTGGGAAATGGTTCTAATACACTTTTCACAAGAAAAAAAATAGAGACTCTAGTTTTAAAAAATATGATTAAACCTGAAATTACATGTATCTCAGAAGATGAAAACCTATATGAAATTTCAACTAGTGAAATGGCTTCTAAGGTATTAAACTATTGTTATAAAAAGTCATTAGATTCTTTTTACTATCTAGCTTCGGTACCAGCAACTATTGGTGGAGCTCTAGCTATGAATGCTGGAAAAGGTAGAAAAGATAACAAATCAATATATGATTTTGTTGAAAGTGTTACTTATGTTGATAGTGATGGTTCGATTAAAGTAATAAATCGTAGTGAAATGGATATAGGTTTTAGAAAAACAATGTTTACAGGATGTCAAGATAAATTTATATTAAGTGCAGTTTTCAAGTTTCCAAAAACAGAATTTAATAGTGAGAATCCAATTAAAAAAAGGGTTAAATGGTCTAAAGAACATCAAGATAACGTACTACCAAATTGTGGTTCTGTATTTAATACAGCATACGGTCCTATTATTTGGTTAGTAAGAGGTCTAAGAGTAGGTAAGGCGCATTTTTCTTCTAAAACATGGAACTGGATAAATAATCGCTCAAGAAGTCCAATACCGATATTATCACTGATATTAATTGTTAGGATAATTCATTTTGTTTTACTGAAAAAGTGCAAAATAGAGTTAATACGTGTGAAGTAA
- a CDS encoding UDP-glucose dehydrogenase family protein, with product MYKIAVAGTGYVGLVAGVCFAEVGHRVTCVDIDEEKVKLMKAGISPIYETDLEELMKKNYSAGRIDYTTDYRKAYKDADAVFIGVGTPEQPDGSANLSFIATAARQIAESVEKDCLVVVKSTVPVGTNDKVDQFIQDFLVEDVKVEVASNPEFLAQGSAVHDTLHAERIIIGTESKWAEDLLTKIYEPFQLPIVSVNRRSAEMIKYASNDFLALKISYMNDIANLCELVGADIQDVAKGMSYDERIGSKFLNAGIGFGGSCFPKDTKALDYIAKQNGYELKTVKAAIDVNKVQKTTLYKKASKRLITFNGLKVAVLGLTFKPGTDDLREAASLENVPLLLEQGADIYAYDPVGVDNFAKLYPEGKKGKGSITYISNVEQALDGANVCFIFTEWGEIKAIKPEAYKKLMRTPLVYDGRNIYRVEEMQKVDVEYHSIGRRPATRETIKESKKHELQNSRS from the coding sequence ATGTATAAAATAGCAGTAGCGGGAACGGGATATGTTGGCTTAGTGGCTGGTGTTTGTTTTGCGGAAGTAGGTCACCGAGTAACCTGTGTCGATATCGATGAAGAAAAAGTGAAGCTAATGAAGGCTGGCATTTCTCCAATTTATGAAACGGATCTAGAAGAATTAATGAAAAAAAATTATTCTGCAGGACGTATTGATTATACAACTGATTATAGAAAAGCATACAAGGATGCTGATGCAGTTTTTATTGGTGTAGGGACTCCAGAACAACCTGATGGTTCTGCAAATCTATCATTTATAGCAACAGCTGCAAGACAAATCGCTGAATCAGTAGAAAAAGACTGTTTAGTTGTAGTAAAATCCACAGTTCCAGTAGGAACGAACGATAAAGTGGATCAGTTTATTCAGGATTTTTTAGTCGAAGATGTAAAAGTAGAAGTAGCATCAAACCCGGAATTCTTAGCACAAGGATCTGCCGTTCATGATACTCTTCATGCTGAAAGAATCATTATTGGGACGGAGAGTAAATGGGCTGAAGATTTGTTAACGAAAATTTATGAACCGTTTCAGTTGCCGATTGTTTCAGTAAATAGAAGATCGGCAGAAATGATAAAATATGCATCCAATGATTTTCTTGCATTAAAAATTTCTTATATGAATGATATAGCTAATCTTTGTGAATTGGTTGGGGCAGATATTCAGGATGTTGCAAAAGGAATGAGTTATGACGAGAGAATTGGAAGCAAGTTTTTAAATGCAGGAATTGGATTTGGTGGTTCATGTTTTCCAAAGGACACAAAAGCATTAGATTATATTGCTAAACAAAATGGATATGAACTTAAAACAGTTAAAGCTGCTATTGATGTCAATAAAGTACAGAAAACAACGTTATATAAGAAAGCTAGTAAAAGACTTATTACATTTAATGGCTTAAAGGTAGCTGTGCTAGGTTTGACTTTTAAACCCGGAACGGATGATTTAAGGGAAGCCGCATCTTTGGAGAATGTGCCTTTATTATTAGAACAAGGTGCAGATATTTATGCTTATGACCCTGTTGGAGTGGATAATTTTGCTAAATTATATCCAGAAGGTAAGAAAGGGAAAGGTAGTATCACGTATATCTCCAATGTTGAACAAGCGTTAGACGGAGCAAATGTTTGTTTTATTTTTACTGAATGGGGAGAAATTAAAGCAATAAAGCCAGAAGCTTATAAGAAGTTGATGAGAACCCCTTTAGTTTATGATGGTAGAAATATCTATAGAGTTGAAGAGATGCAAAAGGTAGATGTGGAGTATCATTCAATTGGAAGAAGACCTGCAACTAGAGAGACTATAAAGGAGTCGAAGAAACATGAACTACAAAACTCTCGATCATAG
- a CDS encoding GDP-mannose 4,6-dehydratase, producing MNYKTLDHSKTYLITGAAGFIGFYLSKKLLEQDCRVIGIDNINDYYDVNLKYTRLNQLEPYEKFTFIKGDISDKEMIMNTFEKYKPNVVINLAAQAGVRYSIENPDVYIQSNIIGFYNILEACRYNPVEHCVYASSSSVYGANKKIPFEETDFVDNPVSLYAASKKSNELMAHTYSHLYKIPATGLRFFTVYGPMGRPDMAYFGFTEKYFAGEPIKIFNNGDFENDLYRDFTYIDDIVEGIERLLSNPPEGDVQHKIYNIGNNSPEKLMLFIETLEKALTNALGKEVQFEKIFEPIKPGDVPATYASTDLLQNAVGFKPETSIEEGLQKFANWYVDYYMKK from the coding sequence ATGAACTACAAAACTCTCGATCATAGTAAAACATATCTTATTACTGGTGCAGCAGGTTTTATCGGTTTTTACTTATCAAAAAAATTACTAGAACAGGACTGTAGAGTTATTGGTATTGATAATATCAATGATTATTATGACGTAAACCTTAAATACACTCGCTTAAACCAACTTGAACCTTATGAAAAGTTCACTTTCATAAAAGGTGATATATCTGATAAAGAAATGATTATGAATACCTTTGAAAAATATAAGCCTAATGTCGTAATAAACCTGGCAGCTCAAGCAGGTGTTCGCTATTCGATAGAGAATCCAGATGTTTATATTCAAAGTAATATCATTGGTTTTTATAACATACTTGAGGCATGCAGGTATAATCCGGTGGAGCACTGTGTATATGCGTCTTCTAGTTCTGTTTATGGGGCAAATAAAAAGATTCCTTTTGAAGAAACAGATTTTGTTGATAATCCAGTTTCACTCTATGCTGCTTCAAAGAAATCAAACGAATTAATGGCACATACCTATAGTCACCTTTATAAAATACCAGCAACAGGTCTTCGCTTCTTTACAGTTTATGGTCCAATGGGGCGACCGGACATGGCTTACTTTGGGTTTACTGAAAAATATTTTGCTGGTGAGCCAATTAAAATATTCAATAACGGTGATTTTGAAAATGACCTTTATCGAGACTTTACTTATATTGATGACATCGTTGAAGGAATTGAACGATTATTAAGTAATCCACCTGAAGGCGATGTTCAACATAAAATATATAATATAGGGAATAACAGTCCAGAAAAGTTGATGCTATTTATCGAAACACTTGAAAAAGCATTGACTAATGCATTAGGGAAAGAAGTTCAATTTGAGAAGATTTTTGAGCCTATTAAACCAGGTGATGTACCGGCTACTTATGCTTCGACAGATTTGTTACAAAATGCTGTTGGTTTCAAACCTGAGACTTCGATAGAAGAAGGACTGCAAAAATTTGCTAATTGGTACGTAGATTATTATATGAAGAAGTAG
- the galE gene encoding UDP-glucose 4-epimerase GalE, with protein MSILITGGAGYIGSHTVRFFLDQNEDVVVVDNLQSGHRNAVDIDNLYQIDLRDQEALDRIFKRYNIEAVIHFAANSLVGESMENPYEYYNNNVYGMMCLLNVMKDNNVRKIVFSSTAATYGEPKNIPILEEDETNPTNTYGETKLAMEKMMKWFEQGYGIKYVSLRYFNAAGAHESGKIGEDHNPETHLIPLILQVPLGKRDKIFMFGDDYSTEDGTCVRDYIHVLDLASAHYLSLEYLRKNHSSDIFNLGNGNGYSVKEVIEVARKLTNHPIPAEVKERRAGDPAVLIASSEKAKNVLGWIPKYDSLEKIIGDAWNWHVNNPTGYNKKIPKESVRGAST; from the coding sequence ATGTCGATATTAATCACTGGAGGAGCCGGCTACATCGGTTCCCATACAGTAAGGTTTTTTTTAGACCAGAATGAAGATGTTGTTGTTGTAGACAACTTGCAGAGCGGTCATAGAAACGCTGTTGATATAGATAATCTTTACCAAATTGACCTTAGGGATCAAGAGGCTTTAGATAGAATATTTAAAAGATATAACATAGAAGCCGTTATACATTTTGCAGCTAATTCTTTAGTTGGCGAAAGTATGGAAAATCCGTATGAATATTACAATAATAATGTATATGGTATGATGTGTCTTTTAAATGTAATGAAGGATAACAATGTTCGTAAAATAGTATTTTCTTCAACAGCAGCTACTTATGGTGAGCCCAAAAATATTCCCATATTGGAAGAGGATGAGACTAACCCAACTAATACCTATGGTGAAACTAAACTTGCAATGGAAAAGATGATGAAATGGTTTGAGCAAGGTTATGGTATTAAGTATGTTTCTCTTAGGTACTTTAATGCTGCTGGGGCACATGAGAGTGGAAAAATTGGTGAAGATCATAATCCAGAAACACATCTTATTCCATTAATTTTACAGGTTCCATTAGGTAAACGAGATAAGATTTTCATGTTTGGTGATGATTATTCAACAGAAGATGGGACTTGCGTTAGGGACTATATTCATGTGTTGGACCTTGCGTCAGCTCACTATTTATCATTAGAGTATTTAAGGAAAAATCATTCCAGTGATATTTTTAATTTAGGTAATGGAAATGGATACTCAGTTAAAGAAGTTATTGAAGTAGCAAGAAAGTTAACTAACCATCCAATTCCAGCTGAAGTAAAAGAAAGAAGAGCAGGAGACCCAGCAGTTTTAATTGCTTCATCAGAAAAAGCTAAAAATGTTTTAGGCTGGATTCCAAAGTATGATTCTTTAGAAAAAATTATAGGTGATGCATGGAATTGGCATGTAAATAACCCTACAGGATATAATAAAAAAATTCCAAAGGAGAGTGTTAGAGGTGCAAGTACGTAA
- the galU gene encoding UTP--glucose-1-phosphate uridylyltransferase GalU, with amino-acid sequence MQVRKAIIPAAGLGTRFLPATKAQPKEMLPIVDKPTLQYIIEEAVKSGIEEILIITGRNKKSIEDHFDKSVELEFELEAKGKYELLEEVRKISDLVNIHFIRQKEPKGLGHAIYCAKSFIGNEPFAVMLGDDIVENNKPCLQQMTEMYEQYKTTILGVQEIPLEDVSKYGVVDGKQIEDTVYKVNGLVEKPAVEEAPSNIAILGRYVITPAIFDILEQTEPGKGGEIQLTDALKVLAQREAMYAYTFEGKRYDVGDKQGFLQATVEFALRREDLREDFLNYLVKTIEKETKEERVEEPVGV; translated from the coding sequence GTGCAAGTACGTAAGGCAATTATACCAGCTGCAGGTCTTGGAACTAGATTTCTACCAGCGACGAAAGCACAACCAAAGGAAATGTTACCAATAGTGGACAAGCCTACATTACAATATATTATTGAAGAAGCAGTAAAGTCCGGGATTGAAGAAATTCTCATTATTACTGGAAGAAATAAAAAAAGCATTGAGGACCATTTTGATAAGTCAGTAGAGTTAGAATTCGAATTAGAAGCAAAAGGAAAATATGAATTATTAGAAGAAGTTAGAAAGATCTCTGATTTAGTGAATATTCATTTCATACGTCAGAAGGAACCTAAAGGTTTAGGGCATGCTATTTACTGTGCAAAAAGTTTTATAGGAAATGAACCATTTGCTGTTATGTTAGGGGATGACATTGTTGAAAATAATAAACCTTGTCTTCAACAAATGACGGAAATGTATGAGCAATATAAGACTACTATTCTAGGAGTTCAAGAGATCCCGCTAGAAGATGTTAGTAAATATGGTGTAGTTGATGGAAAGCAAATAGAGGATACAGTATACAAGGTTAACGGGTTAGTAGAAAAACCTGCAGTAGAAGAAGCCCCATCTAATATAGCTATTCTTGGCAGATATGTAATCACTCCAGCAATTTTTGATATTTTAGAACAGACTGAGCCTGGAAAAGGTGGAGAGATTCAATTAACTGATGCTCTTAAAGTGCTAGCTCAAAGAGAAGCTATGTACGCCTATACTTTTGAAGGAAAAAGATATGATGTTGGGGACAAGCAAGGTTTCCTACAAGCAACAGTAGAGTTTGCACTTCGTAGAGAAGATTTACGAGAAGATTTCCTTAACTATTTAGTTAAAACAATTGAAAAAGAAACGAAGGAAGAAAGAGTAGAAGAACCTGTTGGTGTTTAA
- a CDS encoding N-6 DNA methylase, whose amino-acid sequence MYNLNDKYEAIINSCFEELRGTFSQEQSFYIILGVATISWINMNEEYNSSNLRYRRFLNEHSSFMLLRDELKSFEHQFEEFDGILTGLMDKVFIYKDKSENKKLKHIFHIIENVEEGEIRKFINKLTSTGTKMSGFTETPESIKEIILGITDFQRIKSFADYCSGMSGVAVYIFEHKESEYNRIDRDLHYYGEEINTSNYLISKLLMIVNGIENYEINNKDVLSSDDDRNRDLKFDFIVSDFPQVMNYDISFKSNDSRFKYGVPSRSSADWAFCQNVIHHLNDNGIGVVVGTKGTLVRSNEGHIRRGVLEDDLIESIITLPDNLYEKSSIGTELIIFNKNKDENRKNKILFINASEYGYRLNKNQHAISLDGINKVLEYYHLGVEEDHFSIFVDLEKIKEYNHTLNPKEYLDFDVLKNTFERSIPLKEVADIVRGVQVSKGDLERLSQDPTHFLLNVKDIDDGRIYYDEASLLTYKRHDWLGRYDIEPNDILLTSKGSTVKVAIVEDDCAQAFISGNLTRIRVDTSKYDPYVLYEFLQSEVGIKMIEGLQTGTTIKLLNTSQLERLEIPMFDIKYMNDIGNDIKRNKMEYERTISEATMRFENNREELMGRLGWSISK is encoded by the coding sequence ATGTATAACTTGAATGATAAATATGAAGCCATAATTAATTCGTGTTTTGAAGAACTACGTGGAACTTTTAGTCAAGAGCAGTCATTTTATATCATACTAGGAGTCGCGACAATTTCATGGATAAATATGAATGAAGAATATAATTCATCAAATTTAAGGTATAGAAGGTTTCTAAATGAACACAGTTCATTTATGTTATTGCGAGATGAATTGAAATCGTTTGAGCACCAATTTGAAGAGTTTGATGGGATTTTAACTGGTTTGATGGACAAGGTGTTTATTTACAAAGATAAATCCGAAAATAAAAAACTTAAACATATCTTTCATATCATTGAAAACGTCGAAGAAGGGGAAATAAGAAAATTCATTAACAAACTAACGTCAACCGGAACTAAAATGAGTGGATTTACAGAAACACCAGAGAGTATAAAAGAAATTATCTTAGGAATAACTGATTTCCAAAGAATTAAAAGTTTTGCTGATTACTGTTCAGGTATGTCTGGAGTAGCAGTATATATATTTGAACATAAGGAATCAGAATACAATAGAATAGACAGAGATTTGCATTATTACGGGGAAGAAATAAACACATCTAATTACTTAATTTCAAAATTGCTCATGATCGTAAATGGAATTGAAAATTATGAAATTAACAATAAAGATGTGCTAAGTAGCGATGACGATAGAAACCGAGATTTGAAATTTGATTTTATTGTTTCAGATTTTCCACAAGTTATGAACTATGATATCAGCTTTAAAAGTAATGATTCAAGGTTTAAATATGGTGTGCCGTCCCGCAGCAGTGCAGATTGGGCATTTTGCCAAAATGTGATACACCATTTAAATGATAATGGTATAGGTGTTGTTGTTGGAACAAAAGGAACATTAGTTAGAAGTAATGAAGGTCATATTAGAAGAGGCGTTTTGGAAGATGATCTGATAGAAAGTATTATCACTTTGCCCGACAATCTTTACGAAAAATCGAGTATTGGGACTGAGTTGATAATATTTAATAAAAATAAAGATGAAAATCGAAAAAATAAAATTTTGTTCATAAACGCCAGTGAATACGGATATAGGCTAAATAAAAATCAACATGCCATTAGCTTAGATGGAATTAACAAGGTATTAGAATATTATCATCTTGGAGTTGAAGAGGATCATTTTAGTATTTTTGTCGACTTGGAAAAAATAAAAGAATATAACCACACATTAAATCCGAAAGAATATCTAGACTTCGACGTGTTAAAAAACACATTTGAACGATCTATACCATTAAAAGAAGTAGCTGATATTGTTAGAGGGGTTCAAGTGTCAAAAGGGGATTTAGAAAGATTATCACAAGATCCTACACACTTTCTTCTGAATGTTAAGGATATTGATGATGGAAGGATTTATTATGATGAGGCTTCTCTGCTTACTTATAAGAGACACGATTGGCTAGGTAGATATGATATAGAGCCAAATGATATCCTCCTTACTTCTAAAGGATCGACAGTTAAAGTTGCGATTGTGGAAGATGATTGTGCTCAAGCATTTATTAGTGGAAATTTAACAAGAATACGTGTCGACACTAGTAAATATGATCCTTATGTATTATATGAGTTCTTGCAAAGTGAGGTTGGAATTAAAATGATAGAGGGTCTACAAACGGGAACGACCATAAAACTATTAAATACATCTCAATTAGAAAGACTAGAAATACCAATGTTCGATATCAAGTACATGAATGATATTGGCAATGATATAAAAAGAAATAAGATGGAATATGAGAGAACCATTAGCGAAGCAACCATGAGGTTTGAGAACAATAGAGAGGAACTAATGGGGCGATTAGGGTGGTCCATTTCGAAGTAA
- the istA gene encoding IS21 family transposase, protein MVNYRKILELYLEEVSQRTISSSTGHSRNTVSDVVQRAKKLGVESLNDTMTNPWLEAFLFPEKQAVEKGYFPIDWERVHKELQKKNVTLSLLHHEYSTEAREGGKIPYAYRTFCENYGKYAKKYKLTMPIRRKPGEVMEVDWAGTTLKINDRSTGETIPAYVFIATLPYSQFSYVEAFLDMKSANWLIAHIHALEYFDGVPETMVPDNLKTGVTKAHREEPLLNEAYREMADYYRTVIVPSRVRRPKDKASVEGTVGYISRQIIAPLRNYQCFHLQDLNQKIFEKLEEINTTEFQKRPGSRKKVFEEEEKSYLQQLPQTRYKLAEWKTAKVQLNYHIQVDRMYYSVPYDYVRENVDVRLTTDLIEVYFKEVRIASHKRQHGEIGQLETNPDHMPDNHRLYLDHNPENNRKWAETIGPSMTQFVSHILEMNVEKKALNSLSTLRNIAKKYPNEEIEKATETLLEISTNPTVSVFKSVVERNKKKKQTKKTDINRPRTTSDDYGFVRGAKYFGRDTK, encoded by the coding sequence ATGGTTAATTACCGTAAGATTCTGGAACTTTATCTTGAAGAAGTTAGTCAAAGAACGATTAGTTCTAGCACTGGGCACTCAAGGAATACAGTTTCAGATGTTGTTCAACGTGCCAAAAAACTTGGTGTAGAAAGCTTGAATGACACCATGACCAATCCATGGCTAGAAGCGTTTCTCTTCCCAGAGAAACAGGCTGTTGAGAAAGGGTACTTCCCAATTGATTGGGAAAGAGTGCATAAGGAACTACAAAAGAAGAATGTAACCCTGTCCCTGTTACATCACGAGTATTCCACAGAGGCACGGGAAGGCGGCAAGATTCCCTATGCCTATCGTACATTTTGTGAAAACTATGGGAAATATGCGAAAAAGTATAAGTTAACTATGCCTATTCGTAGAAAGCCAGGTGAAGTCATGGAAGTAGATTGGGCTGGGACGACACTAAAGATAAATGATCGTTCTACAGGCGAAACGATTCCAGCGTATGTTTTTATTGCGACCTTACCTTATAGCCAGTTCAGTTATGTTGAAGCTTTTTTAGATATGAAATCAGCTAATTGGCTTATCGCTCATATTCATGCATTGGAGTATTTTGATGGAGTTCCTGAAACAATGGTTCCTGATAATTTGAAAACAGGGGTTACGAAAGCACATCGGGAAGAGCCTCTTCTAAATGAAGCCTATCGTGAAATGGCAGATTACTACCGTACTGTCATTGTTCCAAGCCGTGTTCGAAGGCCAAAAGATAAAGCGAGTGTCGAAGGCACTGTTGGATATATTTCCAGACAGATTATCGCTCCACTAAGAAACTATCAGTGTTTTCATCTTCAAGATTTAAACCAGAAAATCTTTGAAAAATTAGAAGAAATCAATACCACTGAATTTCAAAAGCGACCAGGTTCGCGTAAAAAGGTGTTTGAGGAAGAAGAGAAATCCTACCTTCAACAGCTTCCTCAAACAAGGTATAAACTTGCGGAATGGAAAACAGCAAAAGTTCAACTGAACTACCACATCCAAGTTGATCGAATGTATTATTCCGTTCCATATGATTATGTCCGAGAGAATGTCGATGTTCGACTGACTACGGATTTAATTGAAGTTTACTTCAAAGAAGTACGGATTGCATCCCATAAACGACAACATGGTGAAATTGGCCAGTTAGAGACCAATCCAGATCACATGCCTGACAATCACCGATTATATTTAGATCATAATCCAGAAAATAACCGGAAGTGGGCAGAAACAATTGGACCATCTATGACTCAATTTGTCTCTCATATCTTAGAAATGAATGTAGAGAAAAAAGCATTAAATAGCCTTAGCACACTGAGGAATATAGCTAAGAAATACCCAAATGAAGAAATAGAGAAAGCAACAGAAACCTTACTTGAAATTTCAACAAACCCAACGGTTTCTGTCTTTAAAAGTGTAGTAGAAAGAAATAAGAAGAAAAAACAAACTAAAAAAACGGATATTAACAGACCTCGCACTACATCTGACGACTATGGATTTGTCCGTGGAGCTAAATACTTTGGGAGGGATACAAAATAA
- the istB gene encoding IS21-like element helper ATPase IstB, with protein sequence MMNQETLRKLVEMKMGAMAELYQQQKQNNDYRDMDFDDRFNLLVDYEYDRRKSNRLERLIKQATLSEPTAAIEDIEYHPDRNLDKNQILELATGNYLQNHHNIILMGASGNGKTWISNAFGVHACRQFYKVKYIRLPELLDELAVAKYEADGSFRKLIQKYKKIDLLILDEWLLTELSEENILHVLEIIEARLKRASTIFCSQFSPEGWHSKLGQAQIADAILDRIVHDSYKILVDGEVSMRERHGLRVSK encoded by the coding sequence ATAATGAACCAAGAAACTTTACGTAAACTAGTAGAAATGAAAATGGGTGCGATGGCGGAATTATATCAGCAGCAAAAGCAGAATAACGATTATAGGGACATGGATTTTGATGATAGGTTCAATCTCCTGGTAGATTATGAATATGATAGACGTAAATCGAATCGACTTGAACGACTAATTAAACAGGCTACACTCAGCGAACCAACAGCAGCTATTGAAGATATCGAATATCATCCGGATCGTAATTTGGATAAGAATCAAATATTAGAGTTAGCAACTGGGAATTACCTTCAAAATCACCATAACATCATTTTAATGGGCGCCTCTGGGAACGGAAAGACATGGATATCCAATGCCTTTGGGGTACATGCATGTCGCCAATTTTATAAAGTGAAATATATAAGGTTACCAGAATTACTAGATGAATTAGCTGTAGCAAAGTATGAAGCAGATGGCAGCTTCCGTAAGTTAATTCAGAAATACAAAAAGATTGATTTATTAATCCTGGATGAGTGGCTACTAACAGAGCTTTCAGAGGAAAATATACTGCATGTGTTGGAGATTATTGAAGCAAGGCTCAAAAGAGCCTCTACTATTTTCTGTTCCCAATTCTCACCTGAGGGATGGCATTCAAAACTAGGACAGGCACAAATAGCAGATGCGATTCTTGACAGAATCGTTCATGATTCATATAAGATTCTAGTTGATGGTGAAGTTTCGATGAGGGAACGTCATGGATTGAGGGTATCAAAATGA